The nucleotide sequence tagtacgtgtaggtcgttacGCAGCAGGTTGACTAGGAGACTACtgtttcgagacgcacttctgtgagttcatgtccccctttttctcttaactgttttcagtttttttttttaaactgcgggggtgaaatacatgttacttgattatgagtacttttacacatggtatgattagcgtaaggagggttactacttagatcatgtgagtgagtaggcgggaactgaaggccattaatcctcagtgtaggaccgagggacaatagcggtagatctatctgggtgtagcgagcccagccccaggcccaacagtacggacctcggggtgacttggtgcccgacgcaaaaatctgctaggtttgagtctttctactgcacttcacacatatcaatggccttgcaaaccgttggtgatctctttattaccttatttgctacatactagggttttatacttacaaaggttttacatactcactacacatgaactcgctcaacatttttgttgatttttccaacttacatgtatttcagggaactaaggatctggcacggtatgctacgttttcgcgctgcgtaagagttatgaggtcatccaagtttaggggatgtggCTTTTaactggacaagtcacagtccttaaactgcgtttatttcatgttggtgtttgagtcttatgaacaatgttttcaTTTTGTAGTGTTGTAAACTCGATGCATGTGTCAGCGTTtcaaacaatgttgtggtattttgtttttaagacttaaatcaatggatgatctgcatggttttactttcatatagcttgttgtgattaagctatggtattaagaagtcacaccaaataaacccacgcttccgcaaagccagggtgtgacacgatGAGCCTTGATTCCCTTGGGATTTCTGATCTTTCTTCTCGAGTACTTGTTTTATACAAGTCTCCTTTcttcacattcaacacacacaacTTGACTGTTCTTGCTTCCGAGGCTGAGCACACTTCAGCCGAAGATCTTGAGCAATCAACAAACATAATTAGtaaacctctctccacgtcttgcaaacgtggggggaccccacgacctgcttTAGGCAAATCGGAACCCTTCaagccttttgcctaaccagcctaGCTACTATCATCGGTTTAGTATTTATTGCATCAACAGGAATAAACCCTAGTTTGCTGAAAATATAATTTATTCTTTTATTCAGGTAGTTTAAAGCCACTTTCTTTAAGCTTTCAGTActccatagctggcttcttatagtttcacattaagttacctgatacgcgttttaaaaatattttatcagcaagaaatactagcGAGTACATTCCATTTTATAAAAACATATTAGTTATAacttcacagtattaagagcgattacaatgtttatatctaacaAAAAACTCcaagtacttgtcactcgacggatctgtgactatggtcatatcacacattggctacccgtgtccaattgtgaagattatcaagtaatttatacaaaaccccataataccggcagtattttgtagaatacaaagacttaatcactataagtataactgaaaaaatttagggttttgtaaaataagttgatgaaaagaagaatgactcacattgtaacTTATGTTTTTCTACGGCCTTCCTGGTGATATTTCCAGATTATATATTGAGTTTCTATTAAAAACGTACAATACAcgcgtgttagtaaaataacccaaatcacttTAGCCATAcatcacgagacagaaccccaacaaACTTAGTCagacagagccttgacatgcgttgctGGGTCCTAGATCAATCGGATAGGGTAACGATTTAGTGAttgggggttaaaatacttacaacgaggcagagcttcgtgtTTTAGGGGGGTATTTTAGCTATATTTTTCGTATAATATAGACTGAAAGAGAAAAGAAATCGAGCGAGGTTGAAATGCTGAACTGAGGCTCAATTTATAGGTGTTTCAGGGGTCTCTCGCACCCCGCGACCCGTTTAGGGTCTGCCTCTTGCGGCCCGCGAGGGTCACCTAGCTACGACTAGGTTTAACCAGTCATTGAATAGGTCTAATAAGTGTCACAACACGTGGTATAAGGGGTGCCCGACAAGAAATACtacgtcgcgccccgcgaccgaCCTTCACCAAACCTTTGTTATATATCTCATTCATAtgttaagttattatatttattggTGTTATAAGTTTTCACTGAGGTTGTATAGGTTATAAGAGTTGAGGGGTTTTTGTGTACAAATCCAGGAGTTACAAGGACCACAATCATTTGTGAAAGATTATGAAGGGGTTGGTTGTAACATTCTTTGTGAGCTGGTATATAAGTGAAACTTAGGGTTTAACTGTGCTTAGTTGTTTAGTTTGTTTCACTTTCTCTCTGTCTGTTAGGGTTTGTTAGATGGTTTACGGTTGATCTTGCCCGATCTTGATTAATTCTTGTATTAGTTGTTAATGATCAACTCATATTATTCTCAGTTGATCTAGTTGAATATTTGTTCATTATAGAGCTTACATTTTGTAAGATCTAGGGTTTCGGGGGAACCTTTTGGTTTGGCTTTATTCGATTTTGTCGCTATTCCCTTTTTTCTGTGTTGATATCATCATTTTATACAATAGTACATACAACAACGATTCATACATTGATGGCAAAGATGACCATTAAAGTGATCCCAATAAATTAATATGTGAAGTGCTACTTACTAAACACTACATGAGTATAAGAACTAAGCATCCGTGATAATTCCCGACTTAATAAGTTCTTTAAATCCTAACAATACAATGTAACTTGATAAATTTATATAACATTAAACATCactaacttttaaaatatatacaCAACATAATTTGTTACCATTAAGTTAAGTGTATTTAATCTTTATTGAACGTAGTAAACTCCATAAATtattaattatgatatttaggatGCGAACCCCATATATTTTTTCTTCGGATTTTTGGGTTTTATTGAACATAATAAACTCCACAAATtattaattatgatatttagCATGCGGACCCCACATATACGTTCTTTAGATTTTTGGGTAAAGATACCAAGGTAGTCGTGGCTTAGCAAGGGCTACAAGTGACTTAGCCATGTGAAGATCATGATGATTTTCAACAAGTTTAATTTCTGACTCATTATACGGCTTCTCCCAAGCAAACCCTTGAATCATTCGGGCTAATAACATTATAGTAATGGTTGAACCCAAAATCACTCCTGGACAACCACGTTTTCCAGTGCTAAACGAAAGCATCCTTAGTTCATTATCAGTAAGAACCACTTGTTTTCCTTCCTCACCTAGATGTCTGTCCGGATCAAACCGCATCGGATCTTTCCACACATTAGGATTCCTTCCCAAACCGAGTCTACTAAGCAACACATGACTACCTTTGGGTATAAAGTAACCAGCGACAACAGTATCCTTTactgaaacatggggaacattgaAAGGTGCAAAAGGGTGCAACCTAAAAGACTCCTTGATGCATGCTTTTATATAGTTTAGTTGGGGTAAGTCTGACTCCTTAACAAGGCGGTTACAACCGACCACCTTGTCTAACTCCTCAACAGCTCGTTTTAGAATGGTAGGTTCACTAATCATCTCTGCCATCACCCATTCTACTGCATTTGAGGGATTATCGATTGTTGCAATCATTAGTTCCTAAATTTAAACAAGACAAAAAGAGCGTATTAAAATAAATCATCATGCACTCATTATGAGTGACACTTATATTATATTTGAAACAGAAAGTGTACTATTAAACAAATGAGTATCACTGATCATGGCTTATTATCGACAGATAAAAAAAAGTCGAGAATTATCAACGGATGTTTGACTAAATAAGtaaatttttagtttaaaaaaggCCGCCAATTATCCAAATTTCATATGGTACAACTCAATGTAGATTATGATTCCGTCTATAAATCTATCAAGAAATGAAGGATAGGATTTGATATAAGATAAAAACCTAGGCTTTCCATTGTTAAACCGTCAAGAAAAGTGACTATAGATTATACAAGTATCATACCATAATTGGCATTAGTACGTGAAAATAATGCGTGTGCATGAGAATGATGTCAAGATATAGCAATGCTTACAATAATTTGGGCTTTAATCTCCTCTGGTGAGAGCTTTGGTTCTTTATGTTTGATTAGGATATCAAGTACATCCTCTTCTTGCTTTCGAGCCCCGTCATTCCACAATTTAATCCTTTCATCAACCAATGGATCATGATATTTTCGAACCCTTTCAATGGCGGTCCTTATGATCTTTTCATGGCCATCAAAATCTGTCTTCCATCTCAACAATGGGAAATAATCAGAGATGCAAAAAGCATTAAGATAATTTAGGATTATGAAAAGGGCTGAGACATGTTCAGTTTCTTCACCACCTGGCCCTCCGTCAGCCATTCCTTCCCCAAAGAATCTTGTCCCGAAAACCATATTTCGGATTAGGTTTCCACAAAAGTGTTGGCTTGCAATTCGAATGTTTATTAGTCCGCCTCCATTCGGGGAATTTTGGTTCTCTATTTGACTAATCATGTAAGAAAGCAAGTGGTTTGCTTCTTCGTCTCGTTTGGGTTGGAGCCACTTGTGTATTGGCAATGAGAGGATATCTTGGTTCAGGATTTTCCTCATCATTCTCCATTGGTCTCCCAAAGGGGACATGATGGTTGAACGATAGCCATCACTTATCAAATAACCTGATAAGCTATCAGGCCTTGAAGAAAAGATTTCATCTTGTGTTTTTAGAAACTCCCGTGCTATGATCGGGGAAGACACGACGATGACATGCGTTGCTTGACCGAGCCGAATGCTTATGATTGGAGAGTTGTAGTCATCAATGAGCTTATGGATCCATCGAAAGGTTGGCTTATTTTGAAGCATTTGGATTATGCAACCAATGAATGGAAGAGGAGTTGGACCAGGAGGTAGCTGGTACGGACTACTTGAAGTTTTCTTTTTAATAAGCTTGATAAAGAGGATTATGATGATGCCACCGATTATAGAAGATTGAATAATCATTGTTGATGGATATTGAAATGTGTTTGATGGAAAATTTTGGCACACGTTGTCACAAAATATGTATTTGGTTTAAATTGTAACTTAGTTGTTGTTATAATAGGTCGGTACTGGCTTTATATATTACTTTAAGCTGGTCccatataaataatataatatacatataaattaaTTAACATATTAACATTTATTTAGGTGAAGAGAAATCAACAATATCCACGTGGTGTTTATCTTATCATAAAATAATTATGTTTACTCCACGTATGCCCTATTTTATATCGTTTTCTTCTTCGCATTGTAATTATTGAGAAAAATTCAAAATAGAACCGCCATTATTGAGAAAAATTAAAATAGAGCCATGAATATATATGTTCATGTATACAGGAACCAGAACCTTTTTACTTTAGGATCATATAAATTAAGTACAAGAATACAATAAAAATCGTTTCTATCATTATATATTACTTTATAAGTTAGAGATTAAAACCTTAATCGGTAAAACATATAGGCTACATACGGGAAGAATCTGGAAACTAGAAAACTTAAGTCATAAGAATCCATAGCAATAGTAATTTTACCTAAATTAGGTCTTGAGGTATGTCTATAGCTTTTAACCCTGGTTTCATGATTAACCTTAGTATTAATCCATTTTAGCACTTACATACTTTTTTCATGGAGGCAGTTGCCCCCATGGTTTTTACATGGGTCCGTCCCTGAACACACAATACTATAATAATCTCGCGTTTATGTAAAGTTACTACATAACATTACTAATAAAGGTCAGGGTTGGGAAATAAGTACTTTCTCCAAACCAAATTTACATGAAATAAAATTCTTCAATGTTTGATTAGTTTTGTTAAGAGTAAatcatattatattataatatatgttCTCTTACT is from Helianthus annuus cultivar XRQ/B chromosome 9, HanXRQr2.0-SUNRISE, whole genome shotgun sequence and encodes:
- the LOC110877423 gene encoding valine N-monooxygenase 1, which gives rise to MIIQSSIIGGIIIILFIKLIKKKTSSSPYQLPPGPTPLPFIGCIIQMLQNKPTFRWIHKLIDDYNSPIISIRLGQATHVIVVSSPIIAREFLKTQDEIFSSRPDSLSGYLISDGYRSTIMSPLGDQWRMMRKILNQDILSLPIHKWLQPKRDEEANHLLSYMISQIENQNSPNGGGLINIRIASQHFCGNLIRNMVFGTRFFGEGMADGGPGGEETEHVSALFIILNYLNAFCISDYFPLLRWKTDFDGHEKIIRTAIERVRKYHDPLVDERIKLWNDGARKQEEDVLDILIKHKEPKLSPEEIKAQIIELMIATIDNPSNAVEWVMAEMISEPTILKRAVEELDKVVGCNRLVKESDLPQLNYIKACIKESFRLHPFAPFNVPHVSVKDTVVAGYFIPKGSHVLLSRLGLGRNPNVWKDPMRFDPDRHLGEEGKQVVLTDNELRMLSFSTGKRGCPGVILGSTITIMLLARMIQGFAWEKPYNESEIKLVENHHDLHMAKSLVALAKPRLPWYLYPKI